CGAGCTGTCCAAGTTGACATTGAAGATAACAGTGCATGGGTTCAGGCAGGAGCAACGATCGGTGAGCTTTACTACAGAATTGCAGAAAAAAGCGAAGCTCATGGCTTCCCAGGTGGCCTTTGCAGCAGTTTAGGCATTGGTGGGCACATTACAGGAGGTGCCTATGGTTCCATGATGAGAAAGTATGGCCTTGGTGCTGACAATGCTATCGATGCTCGGATAATCGATGCTAGTGGCAGGGTTCTTGAAAGACGAGACATGGGAGAGGATCTTTTTTGGGCAATTAGAGGCGGTGGAGGAGCCAGCTTTGGTATCATTACTGCCTGGAAAGTAAAACTGGTTCCTGTTCCGTCAACTGTGACTGTTTTTACGGTTACTAAGACCTTGGAACAAGGAGGCACGAAGCTTCTCTACAGATGGCAGCAAGTTGCTGATAAACTTGACGAGGATCTCTTCATCAGGGTTATAATTCAAGCAGCTGATGGTGCTACGAAGGGGAAAAGAACTGTCACAACTTCCTATAATGCATTGTTTCTAGGTGACGCCAAAAGACTGCTCAATGTCATGGAGCAAGGCTTCCCTGAATTGGGCTTGACGCTGAAGGACTGCACCGAAACCACCTGGCTGAAATCTGTGCTGTACATCGCAGGCTACCCAGCCAACACTCCTCCTGAAGTTTTGCTTCAAGGCAAGTCAACATTCAAGAACTACTTCAAAGCCAAGTCAGATTTCGTCACAGAACCCATACCCGAAACAGCACTCGAGGGGATATGGGAGAGGTATTTTGAAGAAGCGACTCCTTTCATGATATGGAATCCTTATGGTGGAATGATGAGTGAAATTTCGGAGTCATCAATTCCTTTCCCTCATAGAAAAGGTATCCTTTTCAAAATTCAGTACTTGACCATGTGGCAAAATCCTGCAGAGGATGCTTCAAAGCATATAGATTGGATCAGGGGGCTTTACAATTACATGGCGCCTTATGTTTCCATGTTTCCAAGGCAAGCATATGTCAATTACAGGGACCTTGATTTGGGGATTAACAAGGAGAGCAACACAAGCTTTATTGAAGCCAGTGCCTGGGGCGCCAAGTACTTCAAAGATAACTTCAACAGGCTGGTACAAGTGAAGACCAAGGTTGATCCTGACAACTTCTTCAGGCATGAGCAGAGCATCCCACCCCTTCCAGTCTCctcgagaaaaagaaaaggaaggggaCATCATGGGATTCATTAGCTAGAGACATAATTGGTTGGAGCATCATCATATATGTGTCTTTATGAGAATAATACTGTactgaatttgattttattagttttgtcGAGTTCAGAAATATTAAAGAAACATGTCCTGTTCGCAAGTTTTACAGAAAAAGTGATCTAATAAACTAGCTATTGTGTGTTCAAGATGTCGAATCTCTGGCATGGTATCAAAATCTTCATATACTATCTCTATCATTTTTCTAATCAAAATTAACACAAGATAGTGTTGTAACACTCTTTTCATTGCGACATGCTAGAGATGCATGGACTTGACCACTGAAAGTAAGCAGATATTTTACCCAGCAAGATTAGGATactaaaatttcaataaaatgaaGGATTGATGATGTCAAGACATAATTAGTTCACTTGACAACATTTTTAACTGGTAATGAGAAGATTAACTAGTTGACAAGACAAATTGATGGACATTTCTAGACGTGTTGTCTCATGTCCTTCAAT
This genomic interval from Populus alba chromosome 1, ASM523922v2, whole genome shotgun sequence contains the following:
- the LOC118035890 gene encoding LOW QUALITY PROTEIN: monolignol oxidoreductase AtBBE-like 15 (The sequence of the model RefSeq protein was modified relative to this genomic sequence to represent the inferred CDS: deleted 2 bases in 1 codon); amino-acid sequence: MVSSTLQTLYKRSLVTWFWNTGLARVQLPNSKKKQKQGKWFLQESVIPASDFYTPDNSSSFNAALESTAQNLRYLLPSVPKPEFIFTPLYEAHVQASVICCKQLGIHLRVRSGGHDYEGLSYATGIETPFIVVDLAKLRAVQVDIEDNSAWVQAGATIGELYYRIAEKSEAHGFPGGLCSSLGIGGHITGGAYGSMMRKYGLGADNAIDARIIDASGRVLERRDMGEDLFWAIRGGGGASFGIITAWKVKLVPVPSTVTVFTVTKTLEQGGTKLLYRWQQVADKLDEDLFIRVIIQAADGATKGKRTVTTSYNALFLGDAKRLLNVMEQGFPELGLTLKDCTETTWLKSVLYIAGYPANTPPEVLLQGKSTFKNYFKAKSDFVTEPIPETALEGIWERYFEEATPFMIWNPYGGMMSEISESSIPFPHRKGILFKIQYLTMWQNPAEDASKHIDWIRGLYNYMAPYVSMFPRQAYVNYRDLDLGINKESNTSFIEASAWGAKYFKDNFNRLVQVKTKVDPDNFFRHEQSIPPLPVSSRKRKGRGHHGIH